One part of the Esox lucius isolate fEsoLuc1 chromosome 10, fEsoLuc1.pri, whole genome shotgun sequence genome encodes these proteins:
- the mapk15 gene encoding mitogen-activated protein kinase 15, which yields MKIPSARSWYIVALNHLFSLKNFNLIILPIVNSDQRNTNNCLDLSNQRIKMNVIEVEDHISMKYEIKRRLGKGAYGIVWKAVEKQTGEVVAVKKIFDAFRNRTDAQRTFREIMFLQEFGDHDNIVKLLNVIRAQNDKDIYLVFEYMDTDLHAVIKKGNLLKEIHKRYVMYQLLKATKYLHSGNVIHRDQKPSNILLDTDCFVKLCDFGLARSLYQIQEDSGNPALTEYVATRWYRAPEILLGSSRYTKGVDMWSIGCILGEMLLGKPLFPGTSTINQIERIMSAIPHPSPEDILSIKSEYGASVIQRMLLRPSVSLEELLQPSVPSDALDLVCRLLVFNPDKRLTAEQALQHPYVSKFHNPAKEPALDYDVILPVDDDVQLSVVQYRNKLYEMILEKRTTRRMPRHVQPKPRKKDESALGCKSGDHGRQWPNEKDKERSEPVPLADDCGGDRGVKNLHCKTEHQAVHPVISVQAPAPVSTQPALEKTSPTANAVMGKTTYNPITHVANGFVRSPGGPPHFFNSSSSAVNTNQMSSETVTAPRPEGSNSNIVSMEQILQRGRSAPASRTRSFSLTLSSPQNNPLVRRDEPSVSSVICVTSARLNQRSQSQTQDARPPPPRFSKKVFQSNANVAAAGDPRAKLGSYSQAYGTINKTELDNLMRSRHQH from the exons ATGAAGATTCCATCTGCAAGAAGTTGGTACATTGTTGCCTTGAATCACCTGTTTTCTTTGAAGAATTTCAACTTGATTATATTACCGATAGTAAATAGCGACCAAAGGAATACAAATAATTGCCTAGATTTGTCTAATCAAAGAATAAAGATGAACGTCATAGAGGTGGAGGATcatatttcaatgaaatatgaaataaagagaagacttGGAAAAGGC GCATATGGGATTGTATGGAAGGCTgtggaaaaacagacaggagaaGTTGTGGCTGTAAAGAAAATTTTTGATGCCTTCAGGAATAGAACTGATGCCCAG CGGACATTCAGAGAAATAATGTTTCTTCAG GAATTTGGAGATCATGACAACATCGTCAAATTGCTGAATGTCATCCGAGCTCAAAATGACAAAGATATTTACCTGGTCTTTGAATACATGG ATACTGACCTGCACGCTGTGATAAAGAAAGGCAACCTGCTGAAAGAAATCCATAAACGCTATGTCATGTATCAACTCCTCAAAGCCACCAAATACCTGCACTCAGGCAATGTCATCCACAGAGACCAGAAA CCCTCCAATATTCTGCTTGACACGGATTGCTTTGTGAAGTTGTGTGACTTTGGTTTAGCAAGGTCCCTCTACCAGATTCAGGAAGATTCTGGGAACCCAGCCCTGACAGAGTATGTGGCAACGCGTTGGTACAGAGCTCCTGAGATCCTGCTGGGCTCGTCAAG ATACACAAAGGGAGTGGACATGTGGAGTATTGGATGCATCCTGGGAGAGATGCTGCTGGGAAAGCCCCTTTTCCCTGGAACTTCCACTATCAACCAGATAGAGAGAATAATGAGTGCCATTCCACACCCCAGCCCAGAAG ATATCCTTTCAATAAAATCTGAGTATGGTGCATCTGTGATTCAGAGAATGCTACTCAG ACCCTCGGTGTCTTTAGAGGAGCTTCTGCAGCCGTCTGTGCCCTCTGATGCCTTAGACCTGGTGTGTCGACTGCTGGTGTTCAACCCAGATAAAAGGCTGACTGCTGAACAAGCCCTACAGCACCCATACGTCTCCAA GTTCCACAACCCAGCCAAGGAGCCAGCTCTAGACTATGACGTGATCCTGCCTGTAGATGATGATGTTCAGTTGTCAGTGGTCCAGTACCGCAACAAACTCTATGAG ATGATTCTAGAGAAAAGGACCACAAGGAGAATGCCACGGCATGTCCAGCCAAAGCCCAGGAAGAAAGATGAGTCTGCGTTGGGGTGTAAAAGCGGTGACCATGGAAGGCAATGGCCCAATGAGAAGGACAAAGAACGTTCAGAACCAGTCCCCCTGGCTGATGACTGTGGAGGGGACCGTGGGGTTAAAAATCTTCATTGTAAGACAGAGCACCAGGCTGTTCATCCGGTTATCAGCGTACAAGCCCCAGCACCTGTGTCCACCCAGCCGGCTCTGGAGAAAACTAGCCCCACAGCTAACGCCGTCATGGGAAAGACCACATATAATCCCATCACACATGTTGCCA ATGGTTTTGTTAGAAGTCCAGGTGGACCACCTCACTTTTTTAATTCCAGTAGTTCGGCTGTCAACACAAATCAAATGAGCAGTGAAACTGTAACTGCGCCACGACCAGAAGGCTCTAACAGCAACATTGTT TCCATGGAGCAGATTCTGCAGCGAGGTCGCTCAGCCCCTGCCAGTCGCACCCGGTCCTTCTCTCTGACCCTCTCCTCACCCCAGAACAACCCGCTGGTCCGCAGAGATGAGCCCTCCGTGTCCTCTGTGATATGCGTCACCTCTGCACGCCTG AACCAGCGGTCCCAGTCTCAGACACAAGATGCGCGGCCCCCACCACCCAGGTTCAGTAAGAAGGTTTTTCAGAGTAATGCCAATGT
- the vps28 gene encoding vacuolar protein sorting-associated protein 28 homolog, translating to MCSHRLPITLYDGNSHNVSRNTCYGRYGWRCVCSESHQNNSIYSKNLNYLLFLSNCHAFIFLFIIAPANKPELYEEVKLYKNAREREKFDNMAELFAVVKTLQALEKAYIKDCVTPNEYTAACSRLLVQYKAAFKQVQGSDVGSIDDFCRKYRLDCPLAMERIKEDRPITIKDDKGNLNRCIADIVSLFITVMDKLRLEIRAMDEIQPDLRELMETINRMSNMPPDNEAKDKVSLWLTTLSSMSASDELDDSQVRQMLFDLESAYNAFNRFLHSS from the exons ATGTGCAGCCACCGTTTACCA ATCACGTTGTATGACGGCAACAGTCACAATGTTTCACGGAATACCTGTTACGGGAGGTATGGGTGGAGGTGCGTTTGCTCTGAGTCACACCAAAACAATAGTATTTACTCGAAAAATCTAAACTATTTGCTCTTTTTAAGCAACTGTCATGCCTTTATATTTCTCTTCATTATAGCTCCAGCTAATAAACCTGAATTGTATGAG GAGGTGAAGTTGTACAAGAatgcaagagaaagagagaa GTTTGACAACATGGCAGAACTGTTTGCTGTAGTGAAGACACTCCAGGCCCTGGAGAAAGCTTACATCAAGGACTGTGTGACCCCCAATGA GTACACGGCTGCTTGCTCCAGGCTGCTGGTGCAGTACAAGGCTGCTTTCAAACAGGTCCAAGGGTCTGATGTGGGCTCTATTGATGACTTCTGTAGAAAGTACAGA CTTGACTGCCCACTAGCAATGGAGAGAATCAAGGAGGATCGACCAATCACCATCAAGGATGATAAGGGCAACCTGAATCGTTGCATTGCAGATATTGTATCA CTCTTTATCACCGTAATGGACAAGCTACGACTGGAGATCCGGGCCATGGATGAG ATCCAACCAGACCTGAGAGAGCTGATGGAGACCATTAACCGAATGAGCAACATGCCTCCAGACAATGAGGCCAAAGACAAAGTCAGCCTCTG GTTGACCACTCTCAGCAGCATGTCGGCCTCGGATGAGTTGGACGACTCCCAGGTTCGCCAGATGCTGTTTGACCTGGAGTCGGCATACAACGCCTTCAATCGCTTCTTACACTCCTCTTAA